A single region of the Ptychodera flava strain L36383 chromosome 9, AS_Pfla_20210202, whole genome shotgun sequence genome encodes:
- the LOC139140455 gene encoding alpha-N-acetylneuraminide alpha-2,8-sialyltransferase-like, with product MRPDTILRRLVLVLLITTPFILFHKLWAHIFPKPVDLVLLQNIRDAEPPCRRCTAPPLQFENLNKVEEQVVNITEKHQEHQFKIDPVPDDRERPEQKATTNNTANSDVIDLKCIFDMLTKPWKRNETTFRHFRETLDALTNTREMIVLTKNNCKLNEEMEYSVQSNIKYPVTEEIYDALPKTSPFARKSYGVCSIIGGSGIINNSGCGEQIDKSDFVIRCNMPPLELHAKDAGRKTDVTTANNVAVLGGRYSGLARKYDQQRLLSDVQQYSGYLWVPIFSVKSGTMYTLRAYRAMKREPSEQIKMIFAHPKHQIDVQAFWEKVGIQSRATTGAHMVASAISLCEEVHLYGFWPFDHVPDGRNIDFHYYDDRKIDTWAHDLSKEFLTLAKLHEQGVIRMHVQKCTS from the coding sequence ATGAGGCCTGACACGATACTGCGCCGACTGGTCCTTGTTCTTTTGATCACGACTCCATTTATCCTTTTTCATAAGCTCTGGGCACATATTTTTCCAAAACCGGTTGATCTGGTGCTGCTCCAAAACATTCGGGATGCTGAACCTCCTTGCCGTCGATGCACAGCTCCACCACTGCAGTTTGAAAACTTGAATAAGGTCGAAGAGCAGGTTGTGAACATCACAGAAAAACACCAAGAACATCAATTTAAAATTGACCCAGTTCCAGACGACCGTGAACGGCCCGAGCAGAAGGCTACCACCAACAACACCGCCAACTCTGACGTGATAGACCTCAAATGCATTTTTGACATGCTGACGAAGCCGTGGAAACGAAACGAAACAACTTTCCGACATTTCAGGGAAACCCTGGATGCATTGACAAACACAAGGGAGATGATAGTATTGACGAAAAATAACTGCAAGTTGAACGAAGAAATGGAATATTCCGTTCAAAGTAACATCAAGTACCCGGTTACCGAGGAAATCTACGACGCCTTGCCCAAAACCTCGCCGTTCGCCAGAAAAAGTTACGGGGTTTGCAGTATCATCGGAGGCAGCGGGATCATAAACAACAGTGGCTGCGGCGAGCAAATCGACAAGTCGGACTTTGTGATTCGATGCAATATGCCACCGTTGGAACTCCATGCCAAGGATGCCGGCAGGAAAACCGACGTCACGACAGCGAACAATGTCGCCGTTCTCGGAGGGCGATACAGTGGGTTGGCGAGGAAGTACGACCAACAGCGTCTGTTGTCCGACGTCCAACAGTACAGTGGCTACTTATGGGTGCCCATATTCTCCGTTAAGAGTGGCACCATGTACACTTTGCGAGCATACAGAGCTATGAAGCGAGAGCCAAGCGAACAAATCAAGATGATCTTTGCTCATCCCAAACATCAGATCGACGTACAAGCTTTCTGGGAAAAGGTCGGCATCCAGAGCCGTGCGACCACTGGTGCGCATATGGTCGCTTCAGCCATTTCATTATGCGAAGAAGTCCACCTCTATGGCTTCTGGCCCTTTGATCATGTCCCTGACGGGCGAAACATTGACTTTCACTATTATGACGACCGTAAAATCGATACTTGGGCCCATGATCTTAGCAAAGAATTCCTGACACTAGCCAAACTTCACGAACAAGGTGTTATACGCATGCATGTGCAAAAATGCACGTCATGA